One Cuculus canorus isolate bCucCan1 chromosome 1, bCucCan1.pri, whole genome shotgun sequence DNA segment encodes these proteins:
- the CBX7 gene encoding chromobox protein homolog 7 isoform X2, with amino-acid sequence MELSAIGEQVFAVESIRKKRVRKGKVEYLVKWKGWPPKYSTWEPEDHILDPRLVVAYEEKEERDRASGYRKRGPKPKRLLLQRLYGMDLRSAHKGKEKLCFSLARRFGGGDSSLPGAKPGQAEFSEKTGGTVLPFSLRKQRKNQKYLRLSRKKFPRMASLESRNCRHEFFLNDAVGLEARQGTEDWEAMQDTSKEDVDGSLPWIPTVPPSEVTVTDITANSITVTFREAQVAEGFFRDRNMQKRAV; translated from the exons ATGGAGCTGTCGGCCATCGGCGAGCAGGTGTTCGCGGTGGAGAGCATCCGCAAGAAGCGTGTGCGGAAG GGTAAAGTAGAATATCTGGTGAAGTGGAAAGGATGGCCCCCAAA atacAGCACGTGGGAGCCAGAGGATCATATCTTGGACCCTCGCCTGGTAGTGGCTTATGAAGAAAA ggaagagagagacCGTGCATCAGGCTACAGGAAAAGAGGTCCCAAACCAAAGCGTCTCCTACTGCAG CGGCTGTATGGCATGGACTTGAGGAGTGCCcacaagggaaaggagaagctctgtttctctcttgcGCGGCGGTTTGGAGGAGGAGATAGTAGCCTACCAGGGGCCAAGCCAGGGCAGGCAGAGTTCTCAGAGAAGACTGGGGGAACAGTCCTGCCATTCTCTCTCCGGAAGCAACGCAAAAACCAGAAGTACCTGCGGCTGTCAAGGAAGAAGTTCCCCCGCATGGCGAGCCTGGAGAGTCGAAACTGCAGGCATGAGTTCTTCTTGAATGatgcagtggggctggaggcCAGACAGGGCACTGAGGACTGGGAGGCCATGCAGGACACCAGCAAAGAAG aTGTGGATGGCAGTCTCCCTTGGATTCCCACTGTGCCCCCCAGCGAAGTGACAGTGACAGACATCACGGCAAACTCCATTACCGTCACTTTCAGAGAAGCACAAGTGGCTGAGGGCTTCTTCCGAGATCGAA atATGCAAAAAAGGGCAGTGTAG
- the CBX7 gene encoding chromobox protein homolog 7 isoform X1 has product MELSAIGEQVFAVESIRKKRVRKGKVEYLVKWKGWPPKYSTWEPEDHILDPRLVVAYEEKEERDRASGYRKRGPKPKRLLLQRLYGMDLRSAHKGKEKLCFSLARRFGGGDSSLPGAKPGQAEFSEKTGGTVLPFSLRKQRKNQKYLRLSRKKFPRMASLESRNCRHEFFLNDAVGLEARQGTEDWEAMQDTSKEADVDGSLPWIPTVPPSEVTVTDITANSITVTFREAQVAEGFFRDRNMQKRAV; this is encoded by the exons ATGGAGCTGTCGGCCATCGGCGAGCAGGTGTTCGCGGTGGAGAGCATCCGCAAGAAGCGTGTGCGGAAG GGTAAAGTAGAATATCTGGTGAAGTGGAAAGGATGGCCCCCAAA atacAGCACGTGGGAGCCAGAGGATCATATCTTGGACCCTCGCCTGGTAGTGGCTTATGAAGAAAA ggaagagagagacCGTGCATCAGGCTACAGGAAAAGAGGTCCCAAACCAAAGCGTCTCCTACTGCAG CGGCTGTATGGCATGGACTTGAGGAGTGCCcacaagggaaaggagaagctctgtttctctcttgcGCGGCGGTTTGGAGGAGGAGATAGTAGCCTACCAGGGGCCAAGCCAGGGCAGGCAGAGTTCTCAGAGAAGACTGGGGGAACAGTCCTGCCATTCTCTCTCCGGAAGCAACGCAAAAACCAGAAGTACCTGCGGCTGTCAAGGAAGAAGTTCCCCCGCATGGCGAGCCTGGAGAGTCGAAACTGCAGGCATGAGTTCTTCTTGAATGatgcagtggggctggaggcCAGACAGGGCACTGAGGACTGGGAGGCCATGCAGGACACCAGCAAAGAAG cagaTGTGGATGGCAGTCTCCCTTGGATTCCCACTGTGCCCCCCAGCGAAGTGACAGTGACAGACATCACGGCAAACTCCATTACCGTCACTTTCAGAGAAGCACAAGTGGCTGAGGGCTTCTTCCGAGATCGAA atATGCAAAAAAGGGCAGTGTAG
- the CBX7 gene encoding chromobox protein homolog 7 isoform X3, protein MELSAIGEQVFAVESIRKKRVRKGKVEYLVKWKGWPPKYSTWEPEDHILDPRLVVAYEEKEERDRASGYRKRGPKPKRLLLQRLYGMDLRSAHKGKEKLCFSLARRFGGGDSSLPGAKPGQAEFSEKTGGTVLPFSLRKQRKNQKYLRLSRKKFPRMASLESRNCRHEFFLNDAVGLEARQGTEDWEAMQDTSKEADVDGSLPWIPTVPPSEVTVTDITANSITVTFREAQVAEGFFRDRSAQF, encoded by the exons ATGGAGCTGTCGGCCATCGGCGAGCAGGTGTTCGCGGTGGAGAGCATCCGCAAGAAGCGTGTGCGGAAG GGTAAAGTAGAATATCTGGTGAAGTGGAAAGGATGGCCCCCAAA atacAGCACGTGGGAGCCAGAGGATCATATCTTGGACCCTCGCCTGGTAGTGGCTTATGAAGAAAA ggaagagagagacCGTGCATCAGGCTACAGGAAAAGAGGTCCCAAACCAAAGCGTCTCCTACTGCAG CGGCTGTATGGCATGGACTTGAGGAGTGCCcacaagggaaaggagaagctctgtttctctcttgcGCGGCGGTTTGGAGGAGGAGATAGTAGCCTACCAGGGGCCAAGCCAGGGCAGGCAGAGTTCTCAGAGAAGACTGGGGGAACAGTCCTGCCATTCTCTCTCCGGAAGCAACGCAAAAACCAGAAGTACCTGCGGCTGTCAAGGAAGAAGTTCCCCCGCATGGCGAGCCTGGAGAGTCGAAACTGCAGGCATGAGTTCTTCTTGAATGatgcagtggggctggaggcCAGACAGGGCACTGAGGACTGGGAGGCCATGCAGGACACCAGCAAAGAAG cagaTGTGGATGGCAGTCTCCCTTGGATTCCCACTGTGCCCCCCAGCGAAGTGACAGTGACAGACATCACGGCAAACTCCATTACCGTCACTTTCAGAGAAGCACAAGTGGCTGAGGGCTTCTTCCGAGATCGAAGTGCGCAGTTCTga
- the CBX7 gene encoding chromobox protein homolog 7 isoform X4, whose product MELSAIGEQVFAVESIRKKRVRKGKVEYLVKWKGWPPKYSTWEPEDHILDPRLVVAYEEKEERDRASGYRKRGPKPKRLLLQRLYGMDLRSAHKGKEKLCFSLARRFGGGDSSLPGAKPGQAEFSEKTGGTVLPFSLRKQRKNQKYLRLSRKKFPRMASLESRNCRHEFFLNDAVGLEARQGTEDWEAMQDTSKEDVDGSLPWIPTVPPSEVTVTDITANSITVTFREAQVAEGFFRDRSAQF is encoded by the exons ATGGAGCTGTCGGCCATCGGCGAGCAGGTGTTCGCGGTGGAGAGCATCCGCAAGAAGCGTGTGCGGAAG GGTAAAGTAGAATATCTGGTGAAGTGGAAAGGATGGCCCCCAAA atacAGCACGTGGGAGCCAGAGGATCATATCTTGGACCCTCGCCTGGTAGTGGCTTATGAAGAAAA ggaagagagagacCGTGCATCAGGCTACAGGAAAAGAGGTCCCAAACCAAAGCGTCTCCTACTGCAG CGGCTGTATGGCATGGACTTGAGGAGTGCCcacaagggaaaggagaagctctgtttctctcttgcGCGGCGGTTTGGAGGAGGAGATAGTAGCCTACCAGGGGCCAAGCCAGGGCAGGCAGAGTTCTCAGAGAAGACTGGGGGAACAGTCCTGCCATTCTCTCTCCGGAAGCAACGCAAAAACCAGAAGTACCTGCGGCTGTCAAGGAAGAAGTTCCCCCGCATGGCGAGCCTGGAGAGTCGAAACTGCAGGCATGAGTTCTTCTTGAATGatgcagtggggctggaggcCAGACAGGGCACTGAGGACTGGGAGGCCATGCAGGACACCAGCAAAGAAG aTGTGGATGGCAGTCTCCCTTGGATTCCCACTGTGCCCCCCAGCGAAGTGACAGTGACAGACATCACGGCAAACTCCATTACCGTCACTTTCAGAGAAGCACAAGTGGCTGAGGGCTTCTTCCGAGATCGAAGTGCGCAGTTCTga